Proteins encoded within one genomic window of Macaca thibetana thibetana isolate TM-01 chromosome 3, ASM2454274v1, whole genome shotgun sequence:
- the DNAJC30 gene encoding dnaJ homolog subfamily C member 30, mitochondrial has protein sequence MAAMRRGWWSRLLPWRLLQAPGFPLNSTPGLGLGARTYSQGDCSYSRMALYDLLGVPSTATQAQIKAAYYRQCFLYHPDRNSGSAEAAERFTRISQAYVVLGSATLRRKYDRGLLSDEDLRGPGVRPSRTPAPDPGSPRPPPPTSRTYYGSRAAPGANRTMFNFDAFYQAHYGEQLERERRLRARREALRKRQENASLKGLRWEETRDVAAIFLVFSIFIIIGFYI, from the coding sequence ATGGCAGCCATGCGCAGGGGATGGTGGTCGCGGCTGTTACCGTGGAGGTTGCTGCAAGCCCCTGGCTTTCCACTAAATTCTACACCCGGCCTGGGCCTGGGAGCGAGGACTTATTCTCAGGGCGACTGCTCGTACTCGCGCATGGCGCTCTATGATCTGCTCGGCGTCCCCTCCACAGCCACGCAGGCCCAAATCAAGGCGGCTTACTACCGTCAGTGCTTTCTCTACCACCCGGACCGCAACTCTGGGAGCGCGGAGGCTGCCGAGCGCTTCACGCGCATCTCCCAGGCCTACGTGGTGCTGGGCAGTGCCACCCTCCGTCGTAAGTATGATCGCGGCCTCCTCAGCGACGAGGACCTGCGCGGACCCGGCGTCCGGCCCTCCAGGACGCCCGCACCCGACCCCGGCTCGCCGCGTCCCCCGCCGCCCACTTCTCGGACCTACTACGGTTCTCGGGCCGCCCCCGGCGCCAACCGCACGATGTTCAACTTTGACGCCTTCTACCAGGCCCACTACGGGGAACAACTGGAGCGGGAACGGCGCCTGAGGGCCCGGCGGGAGGCCCTTCGCAAAAGGCAGGAGAATGCGTCCCTGAAAGGCCTCCGCTGGGAGGAGACCCGAGACGTGGCTGCCATTTTCCTCGTCTTCTCAATCTTCATCATCATCGGCTTTTATATTTAA